The nucleotide window CGACGACATCACCACATCCGCAGGGGGCCAGGGCGCACGCGGCTCCGGCGAAGGCCCCGCGGACGGCGGGGCGAATCCAGCCGGCCACGACGGCGGCGCGGACGGCTCCGCTGACGAGAGCACTGCAGAGGAGGGCACCGCAGACGGCGGGGCCAACCCGGAGGGGCACGACGGCGGCGCCGACGGATCCGCCTGATGAGTAGCGGGGAGCGCGGGCCGAGCGATCGTCCCGCGCTCGCGCGCCTGCTGCCAGGGCCGCCCGACTCGCTCTCGCCAGAACGCTTCGGCGCTGAGCACTGGGACCGGCTCCCGCTGTTCACCCGGGCGGCGAGCCTTCCGGGCGGGTTCGGCGACCTCTTCAGCGCGGATGCGGTCGACGAGCTGGTCACCCGGCGGGGGTTGCGCACGCCCTTCGTGCGCATGGCCAGGGCGGGCACCGTGCTCGACCCCGCTCGGTATACGGCGCCGGGCGGGTTGGGCGCCGAGATCGCCGACCAGGTGAGCGCAGACAAGGTGCTCGACGAGTTCACCGGCGGCGCCACCCTCGTGCTGCAGGGCCTGCACCGCACCTGGCCGGCCGTGGCCGAATTCACCCGCCGGCTGGTGGCCGACCTCGGACACCCCGTCCAGGTGAACGCGTACGTCACGCCGGCCTCTGAGCGCGGTTTCGACCCGCACTACGACGTGCACGATGTCTTCGTGATCCAGATCCTGGGGGAGAAGCGGTGGCGCATCCATCCATCGGTGTACCCCCGCCCGCTGCGCGACCAGCCCTGGACCGATCATCGCGAGGCCGTTGACCACCAGGCGCAGGGCGTCCCGTTCCTCGACGAGGTGTTCCGCCCGAATGACGTGCTCTACCTGCCCAGGGGCTGGATCCACTCGGCCACCGCCCTCGGCGGCACCTCGATCCACCTCACCATCGGCGTTGCCGCCCTCACCCGCCACGATGTGCTGCGCGAGGCCATCATCGCCGCCGCGAACGACGAGACTCTCCGCGCCGCGCTTCCCCTGGGTGTCGACCTCACGGATGCGGCCGCAGCTCGCACCCTCGTGGCCGAGGTCGTGAAGGGACTCACGCGGTTCGTCACCGCCGAGCCCGAGCGGGCCGACGCCGTGGCCCGGCGGCTCGCACTCAGGGTGCGGGACTCCTCCCGCCCCGAACCGATCGCCCCGCTGGCGACGACGGAGGCGGCCACCGCACTGCACGAGGCGACCACCGTGAGCCTGCGGCACGGGCTCGACGCCCGCCTGCGGCCCGGCCCCCGCGACCGTGAGGTGTCGCTCCTGCTGCCGGGCAAGTCCCTCACCCTGCCCGCCGAGGCCACCGACGCTCTGACGCAGGTGCTGGCGGGAGGCACAGTGCAGGCCGGCGGTCTGGACGGCCTGGATACGGCCTCGTCGCTCGTGGTCGCCCGGCGCCTCGTGCGCGAGGGCGTCCTGGTCGTGCGGTGAGCGAGGGGACTGCGGTCGACGGGGCTGCGGTCGACGGGGCTGCGGTCGACGGGGCTGCGTTCGATGGGCCCATCCCCGGCTGGCTGCCGTGCAGCGATCGGTCGCTCGAACGCGACGACCCGCTCGCCGGCACGGCCGGCTACGGCGAACGCTGGTTCCTCGTCGAGATCGACGGAGCCTGGGGCACTCACGCGTTCCTGCAGTCGCCGCTTCCCCCCGCACTCGCCCGTGCCCTGGTCGACCGCATCGAGGGAGCAGGCATCCGTCCCCTCGCCATCCGCCGCACCGGGCGCAACGCTCAGCAGCGCCGTGCCCAGACCGCATGGCGCTGGGCGGCCGTTGACTGCCGGGTGGGGCGCGAGTCCGTGCGCTGGGGATCGGTGTCAGACCCCGGCGACCTCCTGCGGGTCCCGCTCGACGGGGCCACGGGCGAGCCCAACCCCGAGCCGCTCATCTGCGTGTGCACCCACGCCCGCCACGACCAGTGCTGTGCGGTCAAAGGCCGCCCGGTGGTCACGGCCCTCGCGCAGGCCTATGGCGACGCCACCTGGGAGTGTTCGCACCTGGGCGGCGACAGGTTCGCGGCCACTCTGATCCTCTTTCCGCACGGGCTGTACTACGGCAGGGTGGGTGCCGCGGATGCCCCCGGCCTGGTCGAGGCTTACCTGCGCGGCCGTATCGAGCCGCGCTGGTTCCGCGGCCGCAGCGCCCTGCCGAATGCGGTGCAGGCAGCGGCGGCCTTCGTCGCGGCCGACCGAGGCGACGACCGCATCGACGCCTTCGACTTCCGGTCGTGGACCGAGGCCGGGGGAGTGCACACCGTCACCTTCACGCATGCCGGTCGGGCCGTCACGGCGACCCTCGCCGAAACCCTCTCCCAGCCATTGCTGAGCACCTGCGCGGCCACCGTGGCCCGGCCGGTGCGAGAGTTCGAATTGCGCTCGGTGACGTCAATATAAGAGTTGCCACAGAGAGCCCCCGACTGGGGTGGAAACGGGACTTAGGTCCCGGTTCGCGGGCTCACACGAAGGGTAGTGTTCAAAACAGAGGGCGAACCACCGGCACCGTGGCATTAGCTGGTACCTCGTGGTCCTGCTCTCGTGGCCCGACTGGTGGGATAAACACCCAGTCAGCGGGAAAGCCTCGATCCTACAAGGAGAGCACACCATATGACCGTCACAGATGGCATCAGAAGCGACCAGCGCGGTCTCGCAGAAACCGGCCCGGCCGAATTCGTCAGCGGCCCGTGGCAGGACTCGATCAACCTGCGCGACTTCATCCAGCGCAACTACACGCCGTACCTCGGCGACGCCAGCTTCCTCGCCGGCGCCACCGAGCGCACCACCGGCATCTGGGCAAAGCTGTCCGCGATGTTCCCGGTTGAGCGCGAAAAGGGCGTCTACGACATCGACGCGACGACCCCGTCGTCCATCACCGCGCACAAGCCCGGATACATCGACAAGGACAACGAGGTCATCGTCGGCCTCCAGACCGACGCGCCGCTCAAGCGCGCGATCATGCCTTTCGGCGGCTGGCGCATGGTCGCCACCTCGCTCGAGACCTACGGCTACCCGGTCTCGCCCGAGCTGGAGAAGATCTTCACCGACTACCGCAAGACCCACAACACCGCGGTCTTCGACGTCTACCCTCCCGGCGTGCGCCGTGCGCGCAGCAGCCACCTGATCACCGGTCTTCCGGATGCATACGGCCGCGGCCGCATCATCGGTGACTACCGTCGCGTTGCCCTCTACGGCATCGACGCCCTCGTCGCCGGCAAGAAGAACGACCGTGCAGAGCTGGACATGGAGCCCTCGACCGAGGACATCATCCGTGCCCGCGAGGAAAACTCGGAGCAGATCCGGGCCCTCAAGGAACTCGCTCAGATGGCCGCCAGCTACGGCTCGGACATCACCAAGCCCGCCACCACCGCCAAGGAAGCCGTTCAGTGGCTGTACTTCGCGTACCTCGGTGCGGTCAAGGAGCAGAACGGTGCGGCCATGTCGTTCGGCCGTAACGCAGCCTTCCTCGACGCCTACATCGAGCGCGATCTCGCCTCGGGCGTTCTGACCGAAGAGGGCGCCCAGGAGCTCATCGACGACCTCGTCATCAAGCTGCGCATCGTCCGTTTCCTCCGTACCCCGGAGTACGACGAGATCTTCGCCGGCGACCCCACCTGGGTCACCGAGTCGCTCGCCGGCATCGGTGAAGACGGTCGCCCGCTCGTCACTAAGACCGCGTTCCGCTTCCTGCAGACCCTCTACAACGTGGGCCCCGCACCCGAGCCGAACCTGACCGTGCTGTGGAGCGACAAGCTGCCCGAGGGCTTCAAGCGCTTCTGCGCCCAGGTCTCGATCGACACGTCGGCCATCCAGTACGAGTCCGACGAACTGATCCGCAACGAGATGGGTGACGACGCCGCGATCGCATGTTGCGTGTCCCCGATGCGCGTCGGCAAGCAGATGCAGTTCTTCGGAGCCCGCGTCAACGCCGTCAAGGCGCTGCTGTACTCGATCAACGGCGGCAAGGACGAGGTGTCCGGCAAGCAGATCGCTCCGGCCACCGCGCCGAACACCGATGAGATCCTCGACTACGACACCGTCTTCCCGGCCTACCTCGAGACCCTCGAGTGGCTTGCAGAGACCTACGTCACCGCGCTGAACTGCATCCACTACATGCACGACAAGTACGCGTACGAGCGCCTCGAAATGGCACTGCACGACAAGGAAATCATCCGCACCCTGGCCTGCGGCATCGCCGGCCTGAGCGTGGTTGCCGACTCGCTGTCCGCTATCAAGTACGCCACGGTCCGTCCGGTCCGCGACGAGACCGGCCTGGTTGTCGACTACACCGTCGAAGGCGAATTCCCCACCTTCGGTAACGACGACGACCGCGTCGACGTCATTGCAGTCGACGTCATGGAACGCTTCATGACGATGATCCGCAAGCACCCGACCTACCGCGACGCCATCCACACCCAGTCGATCCTGACGATCACGTCCAACGTGGTCTACGGCAAGGCCACCGGCAACACGCCCGATGGTCGCCGCAAGGGTGAGCCGTTCGCACCGGGCGCAAACCCGATGAACGGCCGCGACACGCACGGCATGCTCGCGTCGGCACTCAGTGTCGCCAAGCTCCCGTACAGTGAAGCGCAGGACGGCATCTCGCTGACGAACACGGTTGTCCCCAGTGGCCTCGGTCACACCAAGGACGAGCAGATCACCAGCCTGGTCGGCCTGCTCGACGCGTTCACGTCGGCCACCGGTTACCACCTGAACGTCAACGTGCTCAACAAAGAGACTCTCGAAGACGCGATGCTGCACCCGGAGAACTACCCGCAGTTGACGATCCGCGTTTCCGGCTACGCCGTGAACTTCGTCCGCCTCACCCGCGAGCAGCAGATGGATGTCATCAGCCGCACGTTCCACTCGCACTAAAGAAATCCCATAACAAATGACCGGCAACGCTAGGTAGGACGAGACCATGACTGCAATCAACCTCGGCTTCCCTAGCGTTGCCTGTCCTGTTGTCGAACTGTCCGGAGAACACGTCGACCTGTCGGCGCCCGTCTCCGACGACATCAGTGCTCTGAACGACGCCGACCGCAAGGCCGAGCTGCACACCCTGGAGATGAAGGCGATCCGCGAGGGCACCGTCGCCAGCGTTCACTCCTGGGAGCTCGTGACGGCCGTTGACGGCCCCGGCACCCGCATGACCCTGTTCCTCTCCGGCTGCCTGCTGCGCTGCCAGTACTGCCACAACCCGGACACCTGGAAGATGCGCGACGGCCTGGTCACCCCGATCGACGAACTCGTCGCCCGGATGACCCGCTACCTGGGCGTCTTCAAGGCCACCAACGGTGGCCTCACCATCTCCGGCGGCGAACCGCTCATGCAGCCCGCCTTCGTGAAGCGGATGTTCAAGGAAGCACACGCCCTCGGCGTGCACACCACCCTGGACACCTCCGGTTACCTCGGCAAGAGCGCCTCCGACGAACTCCTCGACAACGTCGACCTGGTTCTGCTCGACGTGAAGTCGGGCCTCCCCGACACCTACAAGACCGTCACCGGCCGCGAACTCGCGCCGACCATCGCTTTCGGCGACAGGCTCGCCGAGCGCAACATCCCGGTCTGGGTGCGCTTCGTGCTCGTTCCCGGCCTCACCGACGCCGTCGACAACGTCGAAGCCGTCGTGGACATCGTGAAGAGCTGGCCCAATGTGCAGCGCGTCGAGGTGCTCCCCTTCCACCAGATGGGCGAAGACAAGTGGGATCGCCTGAGCATCCCCTACCCCCTGCACGGCGTGCACCCGCCGGAGAACGACCTGCTGGCCCGCGTGCGCGCCCAGTTCGAGTCGCGGGGGCTCACGGTCTTCTAGCTCGTCAACCCTGATATCGGC belongs to Cryobacterium sp. SO2 and includes:
- a CDS encoding cupin domain-containing protein, which encodes MSSGERGPSDRPALARLLPGPPDSLSPERFGAEHWDRLPLFTRAASLPGGFGDLFSADAVDELVTRRGLRTPFVRMARAGTVLDPARYTAPGGLGAEIADQVSADKVLDEFTGGATLVLQGLHRTWPAVAEFTRRLVADLGHPVQVNAYVTPASERGFDPHYDVHDVFVIQILGEKRWRIHPSVYPRPLRDQPWTDHREAVDHQAQGVPFLDEVFRPNDVLYLPRGWIHSATALGGTSIHLTIGVAALTRHDVLREAIIAAANDETLRAALPLGVDLTDAAAARTLVAEVVKGLTRFVTAEPERADAVARRLALRVRDSSRPEPIAPLATTEAATALHEATTVSLRHGLDARLRPGPRDREVSLLLPGKSLTLPAEATDALTQVLAGGTVQAGGLDGLDTASSLVVARRLVREGVLVVR
- a CDS encoding sucrase ferredoxin — encoded protein: MSEGTAVDGAAVDGAAVDGAAFDGPIPGWLPCSDRSLERDDPLAGTAGYGERWFLVEIDGAWGTHAFLQSPLPPALARALVDRIEGAGIRPLAIRRTGRNAQQRRAQTAWRWAAVDCRVGRESVRWGSVSDPGDLLRVPLDGATGEPNPEPLICVCTHARHDQCCAVKGRPVVTALAQAYGDATWECSHLGGDRFAATLILFPHGLYYGRVGAADAPGLVEAYLRGRIEPRWFRGRSALPNAVQAAAAFVAADRGDDRIDAFDFRSWTEAGGVHTVTFTHAGRAVTATLAETLSQPLLSTCAATVARPVREFELRSVTSI
- the pflB gene encoding formate C-acetyltransferase, yielding MTVTDGIRSDQRGLAETGPAEFVSGPWQDSINLRDFIQRNYTPYLGDASFLAGATERTTGIWAKLSAMFPVEREKGVYDIDATTPSSITAHKPGYIDKDNEVIVGLQTDAPLKRAIMPFGGWRMVATSLETYGYPVSPELEKIFTDYRKTHNTAVFDVYPPGVRRARSSHLITGLPDAYGRGRIIGDYRRVALYGIDALVAGKKNDRAELDMEPSTEDIIRAREENSEQIRALKELAQMAASYGSDITKPATTAKEAVQWLYFAYLGAVKEQNGAAMSFGRNAAFLDAYIERDLASGVLTEEGAQELIDDLVIKLRIVRFLRTPEYDEIFAGDPTWVTESLAGIGEDGRPLVTKTAFRFLQTLYNVGPAPEPNLTVLWSDKLPEGFKRFCAQVSIDTSAIQYESDELIRNEMGDDAAIACCVSPMRVGKQMQFFGARVNAVKALLYSINGGKDEVSGKQIAPATAPNTDEILDYDTVFPAYLETLEWLAETYVTALNCIHYMHDKYAYERLEMALHDKEIIRTLACGIAGLSVVADSLSAIKYATVRPVRDETGLVVDYTVEGEFPTFGNDDDRVDVIAVDVMERFMTMIRKHPTYRDAIHTQSILTITSNVVYGKATGNTPDGRRKGEPFAPGANPMNGRDTHGMLASALSVAKLPYSEAQDGISLTNTVVPSGLGHTKDEQITSLVGLLDAFTSATGYHLNVNVLNKETLEDAMLHPENYPQLTIRVSGYAVNFVRLTREQQMDVISRTFHSH
- the pflA gene encoding pyruvate formate-lyase-activating protein translates to MTAINLGFPSVACPVVELSGEHVDLSAPVSDDISALNDADRKAELHTLEMKAIREGTVASVHSWELVTAVDGPGTRMTLFLSGCLLRCQYCHNPDTWKMRDGLVTPIDELVARMTRYLGVFKATNGGLTISGGEPLMQPAFVKRMFKEAHALGVHTTLDTSGYLGKSASDELLDNVDLVLLDVKSGLPDTYKTVTGRELAPTIAFGDRLAERNIPVWVRFVLVPGLTDAVDNVEAVVDIVKSWPNVQRVEVLPFHQMGEDKWDRLSIPYPLHGVHPPENDLLARVRAQFESRGLTVF